A single Agromyces sp. CF514 DNA region contains:
- a CDS encoding tautomerase family protein, with product MPAALIEVRRAYTVDEEVAIMDAVHAALVEAFRIPPEDRDVRLIAHAPHRFACSPELARPELRTLVTIDCFAGRSAEAKRALYAAVVDRLEPLGIPRDHVTTIVHDIPRESWGLMGGIAASDHDLGFDVEI from the coding sequence ATGCCAGCCGCCCTGATCGAGGTGCGCCGCGCGTACACCGTCGACGAGGAGGTCGCGATCATGGACGCCGTGCATGCGGCGCTCGTCGAGGCGTTCCGCATCCCGCCCGAAGACCGCGACGTGCGCCTGATCGCACATGCACCGCACCGGTTCGCCTGCTCGCCCGAGCTCGCCCGCCCCGAGTTGCGCACGCTGGTCACGATCGACTGCTTCGCCGGTCGCTCGGCCGAGGCCAAGCGCGCGCTCTACGCCGCCGTCGTCGACCGGCTCGAACCGCTGGGCATCCCGCGCGACCACGTCACGACGATCGTGCACGACATCCCCCGCGAGAGCTGGGGTCTCATGGGCGGCATCGCGGCGAGCGACCACGATCTCGGGTTCGACGTCGAGATCTGA
- a CDS encoding SUMF1/EgtB/PvdO family nonheme iron enzyme, giving the protein MTDLEMARIPAGAVTLHDARRKLHRTVELEAFEIGVYAVTQEQLAEMLGITAGHPRRPAVDVSWLRAVRFCNAASEWEGLDPAYSFDGEQVTWHVDSDGYRLPTESEWELACRAGSTAPHYGPLREIAWTSADGVGSAQNVGGRHPNLFGLFDTLGNVWEWCWDLLDPARYDDYRVFRGGGFADDAWNVRASARRGGAPRMHHDDLGFRVARGGFDGVDAAQGWSAAADEERADVSGPVPFGWTPLGRSER; this is encoded by the coding sequence GTGACCGACCTCGAGATGGCGCGCATCCCCGCGGGTGCGGTGACGTTGCACGACGCCCGTCGCAAGCTCCATCGCACGGTCGAGCTCGAGGCGTTCGAGATCGGCGTCTACGCGGTCACGCAGGAGCAGCTCGCGGAGATGCTCGGCATCACGGCCGGGCATCCGCGGCGCCCAGCGGTGGACGTCAGCTGGTTGCGCGCCGTGCGGTTCTGCAACGCGGCCTCCGAGTGGGAGGGCCTCGACCCGGCGTACTCGTTCGACGGTGAACAGGTGACCTGGCACGTCGACTCCGACGGATACCGTCTGCCGACCGAGTCCGAGTGGGAGCTCGCGTGCCGCGCGGGGTCGACCGCCCCGCACTACGGCCCGCTGCGCGAGATCGCGTGGACGAGCGCCGACGGGGTGGGTTCGGCGCAGAACGTCGGCGGCCGGCATCCGAATCTCTTCGGCCTGTTCGACACGCTCGGCAACGTCTGGGAGTGGTGCTGGGACCTGCTCGACCCGGCCAGGTACGACGACTACCGCGTCTTCCGCGGCGGTGGGTTCGCCGACGACGCGTGGAACGTGCGGGCGTCGGCTCGTCGCGGCGGCGCACCGCGCATGCACCACGACGACCTCGGCTTCCGCGTCGCCCGCGGCGGGTTCGACGGCGTCGATGCGGCCCAGGGCTGGTCGGCGGCCGCCGATGAGGAGCGGGCGGATGTCTCGGGGCCCGTGCCGTTCGGATGGACCCCGCTCGGTCGGTCCGAACGCTGA
- a CDS encoding MATE family efflux transporter yields the protein MSTALTTGRPWRVILLFSIPLLIGNVVQQLYQFADAIVVGRHLGVDSLAAVGATGSLLFLLLGFAWGVTSGFAIPTAQAFGARDHAAVRRSVAAGTLLTGILSLLLTVVAPLIARPALELMQTPPELLDEATIYTQVSFLGASTMMAFNYLSAIIRSIGDSRTPLVFLSIACALNVGLVVLMVGPLDWGVGGAALATVVAQAVSVLMCLEYVRRRVPVLHLRRADWLITRADLAEHLRLGLPMGFQASIIAIGTLAVQVALNELGSDAVAAYTTASRVDGLAVALLQSLGLAVSMYAAQNLGGGRPDRIRRGVVQATWMSIAFGLVLGALLVAFGTPIVRLFVGDGSDAVVHQATLMLVINGLSYTALGVLFVLRGALQGLGHTLVPTVTGVVELVMRVAAAVVLGSLIGFVGVVLSNPLAWVGAVLLLVPAYVREHRRLAKLPVQPAVPTETTAIAIIGPTDGSMVVDAVVTSSIPIVEPAGQSERRARLPR from the coding sequence ATGTCCACCGCCCTGACCACGGGACGCCCCTGGCGCGTCATCCTCCTCTTCTCGATCCCGCTGCTGATCGGCAACGTGGTGCAGCAGCTCTACCAGTTCGCCGATGCGATCGTGGTGGGGCGACACCTCGGCGTCGACTCGCTCGCCGCGGTCGGCGCGACGGGCAGCCTCCTCTTCCTGCTGCTCGGGTTCGCCTGGGGCGTGACCTCAGGCTTCGCGATCCCGACCGCGCAGGCGTTCGGCGCGCGCGACCACGCGGCCGTGCGGCGGTCCGTCGCGGCCGGGACGCTGCTCACCGGCATCCTGAGCCTGCTCCTCACGGTCGTCGCACCGCTCATCGCGCGGCCGGCGCTCGAGCTCATGCAGACTCCGCCCGAACTGCTCGACGAGGCGACGATCTACACGCAGGTCAGCTTTCTCGGTGCCTCGACGATGATGGCGTTCAACTACCTGTCGGCGATCATCAGGTCGATCGGCGACTCCCGTACACCGCTCGTCTTCCTCAGCATCGCGTGCGCCCTGAACGTCGGACTCGTGGTGCTCATGGTGGGCCCGCTCGACTGGGGCGTCGGCGGGGCCGCGCTCGCGACCGTCGTCGCCCAGGCCGTCTCGGTGCTCATGTGCCTCGAGTACGTGCGGCGCCGCGTGCCGGTGCTGCACCTGCGCAGGGCCGACTGGCTCATCACGCGCGCCGACCTGGCCGAACACCTGCGGCTCGGCCTGCCGATGGGCTTCCAGGCGTCGATCATCGCCATCGGCACGCTGGCCGTGCAGGTCGCCCTCAACGAACTCGGCTCCGACGCGGTCGCCGCCTACACGACCGCATCGCGCGTCGACGGCCTCGCGGTCGCGCTGCTGCAGTCGCTCGGCCTCGCCGTGTCGATGTACGCCGCCCAGAACCTCGGCGGCGGGCGGCCCGACCGCATCCGGCGTGGTGTCGTGCAGGCGACCTGGATGTCGATCGCGTTCGGGCTCGTGCTCGGCGCGCTGCTCGTGGCGTTCGGCACGCCGATCGTGCGGCTCTTCGTGGGCGACGGATCGGACGCGGTCGTGCACCAGGCGACGCTCATGCTCGTGATCAACGGACTGAGCTACACGGCGCTCGGCGTGCTCTTCGTGCTGCGAGGAGCCCTGCAGGGCCTCGGGCACACGCTCGTGCCCACGGTGACGGGCGTCGTCGAACTCGTCATGCGCGTGGCCGCCGCAGTCGTGCTCGGCAGCCTCATCGGGTTCGTCGGCGTCGTGCTGAGCAACCCGCTCGCGTGGGTCGGCGCGGTCCTGCTGCTCGTGCCGGCCTACGTGCGCGAGCACCGACGGCTCGCGAAGCTGCCCGTGCAGCCCGCGGTTCCGACCGAGACGACGGCGATCGCGATCATCGGCCCGACCGACGGCTCGATGGTCGTCGACGCGGTGGTCACGTCGTCGATCCCGATCGTCGAGCCGGCCGGCCAGAGCGAACGGCGTGCGAGACTGCCTCGGTGA
- a CDS encoding HsmA family protein, which yields MLTLAIVIITLALVFYTVGVWAEHIQRTLKWWHAGFFALGLAADTTGTLLMSAIAGERRAEGVAAGPLDTLMAVTGLIAIVLMAIHLVWAVIVLVRNRPSEKQVFHRFSLVVWIIWLVPYIAGAATAMM from the coding sequence ATGCTGACCCTCGCCATCGTCATCATCACCCTCGCGCTCGTGTTCTACACCGTCGGTGTCTGGGCCGAGCACATCCAGCGCACGCTCAAGTGGTGGCACGCGGGCTTCTTCGCCCTCGGCCTTGCCGCAGACACCACGGGAACGCTCCTGATGAGCGCGATCGCCGGTGAACGTCGAGCGGAGGGCGTCGCCGCAGGTCCGCTCGACACCCTGATGGCGGTGACGGGGCTGATCGCGATCGTGCTCATGGCGATCCACCTCGTCTGGGCGGTGATCGTGCTGGTGCGCAACCGGCCGAGCGAGAAGCAGGTGTTCCACCGCTTCAGCCTCGTCGTCTGGATCATCTGGCTCGTGCCGTACATCGCCGGGGCCGCGACCGCGATGATGTGA